One part of the Hyalangium gracile genome encodes these proteins:
- a CDS encoding alpha/beta fold hydrolase, protein MSHYFRQDYLRVPDEAELYFQVLGDGEPGMVLCDGLGCDGFAWKYLTPYLSKYHRVLRWHYRGHGRSGLPRDRSRVGMLYTCEDLDRLMDAAEVKQGVIFGHSMGVQVALEFHRRYAHRVRGLVLICGSYGNPLDTFHDSTYLKRVFPIIRHLVERYPERAGRLIHSLLRTELAMQVALTVEVNRDLLSREDFAPYFEHLAKMDPVVFVRTLDSMANHTAWDHLPHVDVPTLIIAGERDKFTPAWLSRKMAEHIPGSELMLVPLGTHTTPLEYRELVELRIERFLRDRLGIHVPSSPRLPPGQDVTPR, encoded by the coding sequence ATGAGCCACTACTTCCGGCAGGACTACCTGCGTGTCCCGGACGAGGCCGAGCTGTACTTCCAGGTCCTCGGCGACGGCGAGCCCGGCATGGTGCTGTGCGACGGGCTGGGCTGCGATGGCTTCGCCTGGAAGTACCTGACGCCCTACCTGTCGAAGTACCACCGCGTGCTGCGCTGGCACTACCGCGGCCATGGCCGCTCGGGGCTGCCGAGGGATCGCTCCCGCGTCGGCATGCTCTACACCTGCGAGGACCTGGACCGCCTGATGGACGCGGCGGAGGTGAAGCAGGGCGTCATCTTCGGCCACTCCATGGGCGTGCAGGTGGCGCTGGAGTTCCACCGCCGCTACGCCCACCGCGTCCGGGGGCTGGTGCTCATCTGCGGCAGCTACGGCAACCCGCTGGACACCTTCCACGACTCCACCTACCTCAAGCGCGTCTTCCCCATCATCCGCCACCTGGTGGAGCGCTACCCCGAGCGGGCCGGGCGCCTCATCCACTCGCTGCTGCGGACGGAGCTGGCCATGCAGGTGGCCCTCACGGTCGAGGTGAACCGGGATCTGCTCTCCCGTGAGGACTTCGCCCCCTACTTCGAGCACCTGGCCAAGATGGACCCCGTGGTCTTCGTCCGGACGCTGGACTCGATGGCCAACCACACCGCGTGGGATCACCTGCCCCACGTGGACGTGCCCACGCTCATCATCGCCGGCGAGCGGGACAAGTTCACCCCGGCCTGGCTGTCCCGGAAGATGGCCGAGCACATCCCCGGCTCCGAGCTGATGCTCGTCCCCCTGGGCACCCACACCACCCCGCTGGAGTACCGCGAGCTGGTGGAGCTGCGGATCGAGCGCTTCCTGCGCGACCGGCTGGGCATCCACGTGCCCTCGAGCCCCCGTCTGCCCCCCGGGCAGGATGTGACACCCCGGTAA
- a CDS encoding sigma 54-interacting transcriptional regulator, with translation MEFEKYQNLHTIIMLKEVIRKWWQAELVFADKHGVVQEWQRGDIIPPPNDFCRLSLLSKEGSRRCSQSVRVLHEKFKSSKRLRRALTHDCHLNFTIIGAPLYIDNEYEGMLFIEGFARQPPGEREAEVLKSQIRELTPVDTDLDRAVARVPVMDASEMGKLADLLEFAVNEIASYEAELSRKDETIHSLSNELSDRYRFEKIIGRSTAMMEVFKLMEKVANSDSTVLINGESGTGKELVARAIHHNGPRKDKPFVVQNCSAFNDNLLESALFGHTRGSFTGALRDKKGLFEVADGGTFFLDEVGDMSAALQVKLLRVLQEGTFIPVGGNHSKEVDVRVIAATHKDLGELVKKGEFREDLYYRINVIRLHLPALRDRREDLAILIDHFLRKHHRENQRTRGLSQEALAILHAYAWPGNIRELENEIERLLVLGGDLDLIPPDLISSRIRDAVVPGGATLMSPVRATGKLNEAVEALEREMIQRGLVRTQYNKSRLARELGISRSNLILKISKYGLDRGSDATEGAED, from the coding sequence ATGGAATTCGAGAAGTACCAGAACCTGCACACCATCATCATGCTCAAGGAGGTCATCCGCAAGTGGTGGCAGGCGGAGCTGGTCTTCGCGGACAAGCATGGGGTGGTGCAGGAGTGGCAGCGCGGCGATATCATCCCGCCCCCCAATGACTTCTGCCGCCTGTCGCTCCTCTCCAAGGAGGGCAGCCGTCGCTGCAGTCAGTCGGTGCGCGTGCTCCACGAGAAGTTCAAGAGCAGCAAGCGCCTGCGCCGGGCCCTCACCCACGACTGCCACCTGAACTTCACCATCATCGGCGCCCCGCTCTACATCGACAACGAGTACGAGGGGATGCTCTTCATCGAAGGGTTCGCCCGGCAGCCGCCCGGCGAGCGCGAGGCGGAGGTGCTCAAGTCGCAGATCCGCGAGCTCACCCCGGTGGACACCGACCTGGATCGCGCCGTGGCGCGCGTGCCGGTGATGGACGCCTCGGAGATGGGCAAGCTGGCCGACCTGCTCGAGTTCGCGGTGAACGAGATCGCCAGCTACGAGGCGGAGCTGTCTCGCAAGGACGAGACGATCCACTCGCTCTCCAACGAGCTGTCGGACCGCTACCGCTTCGAGAAGATCATCGGGCGCTCCACGGCGATGATGGAGGTGTTCAAGCTGATGGAGAAGGTGGCGAACTCGGACTCCACCGTGCTCATCAACGGCGAGTCCGGCACCGGCAAGGAGCTGGTGGCGCGCGCCATCCACCACAACGGCCCGCGCAAGGACAAGCCGTTCGTGGTGCAGAACTGCTCGGCCTTCAACGACAACCTGCTGGAGAGCGCCCTCTTCGGCCACACGCGCGGCTCGTTCACCGGCGCGCTCCGGGACAAGAAGGGCCTGTTCGAGGTGGCCGACGGCGGCACCTTCTTCCTGGACGAGGTGGGAGACATGTCCGCCGCGCTCCAGGTGAAGCTCCTGCGCGTGCTGCAGGAGGGCACCTTCATCCCCGTGGGCGGCAACCACTCCAAGGAGGTGGACGTGCGCGTCATCGCCGCCACCCACAAGGATCTGGGCGAGCTGGTCAAGAAGGGCGAGTTCCGCGAGGACCTCTACTACCGCATCAACGTCATCCGCCTGCACCTGCCGGCCCTGCGCGATCGCCGCGAGGACCTGGCCATCCTCATCGATCACTTCCTGCGCAAGCACCACCGCGAGAACCAGCGCACCCGAGGCCTGTCCCAGGAGGCGCTGGCCATCCTCCACGCCTACGCGTGGCCGGGGAACATCCGCGAGCTGGAGAACGAGATCGAGCGGCTGCTGGTGCTCGGAGGAGATCTGGATCTCATCCCCCCGGATCTCATCTCCAGCCGCATCCGCGACGCGGTGGTGCCCGGGGGCGCCACGCTGATGTCGCCCGTGCGCGCCACCGGCAAGCTGAACGAGGCGGTGGAGGCCCTGGAGCGAGAGATGATCCAGCGCGGCCTGGTGCGCACCCAGTACAACAAGAGCCGGCTGGCCCGGGAGCTGGGCATCAGCCGCTCCAACCTCATCCTGAAGATCTCCAAGTACGGCCTGGACCGGGGGTCGGACGCCACCGAAGGGGCGGAAGACTGA
- a CDS encoding cation diffusion facilitator family transporter produces the protein MTTSAHTRRGSRQAHSGGHGHDHAGHDHDHDHGHGHGHGHGHGHGHPPRRPANLADERRKDRNRLLFALILTATIALAEAVGGFLTNSLALMSDAGHMLTDVSALALSLLALWFAGKPADLKKTYGYYRMEILSALFNGVLLLGITGVILVEAWERFRAPAPVQLGPMAVVATVGLVANLAALGFLHRTHSLNVRGAFLHVLGDALSSVGVLVGAGIMALTGWFIVDPLISVLISVVIVVGAIRLVRDAVDVLLEAVPAHVDLEAVRELLLKVQGVSAVHDLHVWTISSGLYALSVHLVVVNALACNNDEILSAVKHELFDRFGIDHTTIQIESEAYAHVGEVH, from the coding sequence GTGACTACATCGGCGCATACCCGACGCGGTTCGAGGCAGGCCCACAGTGGCGGACATGGGCACGATCATGCCGGGCATGACCATGACCATGACCACGGGCATGGGCACGGGCATGGGCACGGCCATGGGCACGGACACCCGCCTCGGAGGCCGGCCAACCTGGCCGACGAGCGGCGCAAGGACCGGAATCGGCTGCTGTTCGCGCTGATCCTCACGGCGACCATCGCGCTGGCGGAGGCGGTGGGCGGCTTCCTGACGAACTCGCTGGCGTTGATGTCCGACGCGGGCCACATGCTCACGGACGTGTCCGCGCTGGCGCTGAGCCTGCTGGCGCTGTGGTTCGCGGGCAAGCCGGCCGACCTGAAGAAGACGTACGGGTACTACCGGATGGAGATCCTCAGCGCGCTGTTCAACGGCGTGCTGCTGCTGGGGATCACCGGAGTCATCCTCGTGGAGGCCTGGGAGCGCTTCCGCGCGCCGGCGCCGGTGCAATTGGGCCCCATGGCGGTGGTGGCGACGGTGGGTCTGGTGGCGAACCTGGCGGCGCTGGGCTTCCTGCACCGGACGCACTCGCTCAACGTGCGCGGGGCGTTCCTGCACGTACTGGGGGATGCGCTGTCCAGCGTGGGCGTGCTCGTGGGCGCGGGGATCATGGCGCTGACGGGCTGGTTCATCGTGGATCCGCTCATCTCCGTGCTCATCTCGGTGGTGATCGTGGTGGGGGCCATCCGGCTGGTGCGCGACGCGGTGGACGTGCTGCTGGAGGCGGTGCCCGCGCACGTGGACCTGGAGGCGGTGAGGGAGCTGCTGCTGAAGGTCCAGGGCGTGAGCGCGGTGCACGATCTGCACGTGTGGACAATCTCCAGCGGGCTGTACGCGCTCTCGGTGCACCTGGTGGTGGTGAACGCGCTGGCGTGCAACAACGACGAGATCCTCTCGGCGGTGAAGCACGAGCTGTTCGACCGGTTCGGCATCGATCACACCACGATCCAGATCGAGAGCGAGGCCTACGCCCACGTGGGCGAGGTGCACTGA
- the rsmD gene encoding 16S rRNA (guanine(966)-N(2))-methyltransferase RsmD: MRIVAGSAKGRAIQGPKTTSRHIRPTADRVRETLFNVLGQWLEGQAVLDLYAGTGALALEALSRGAGRAVLVDSDREALGLCRQNTDTLGFTAQVEILGQPVAKAVEALGRRGESFELIFADPPYAARVVETVLEQVGKAGLVAPGGLLVIEHDKREPAPDSHEGFAREDQRRFGDTLVSFYRIP, from the coding sequence ATGCGAATCGTCGCGGGCAGTGCGAAGGGGCGGGCGATCCAGGGGCCGAAGACGACATCCCGGCACATCCGCCCCACGGCGGACCGGGTGCGGGAGACGCTCTTCAACGTCCTGGGCCAGTGGCTGGAGGGGCAGGCGGTGTTGGATCTCTACGCGGGCACGGGGGCGCTGGCGCTGGAGGCCCTCTCCCGAGGGGCGGGCCGGGCGGTGCTGGTGGACTCGGACCGAGAGGCGCTGGGGCTGTGCCGGCAGAACACGGACACCCTGGGGTTCACCGCCCAGGTGGAGATCCTGGGCCAGCCGGTGGCGAAGGCGGTGGAGGCGTTGGGCCGGCGGGGCGAGAGCTTCGAGCTCATCTTCGCGGACCCGCCCTACGCGGCGCGGGTGGTGGAGACGGTGCTGGAGCAGGTGGGGAAGGCAGGCTTGGTGGCGCCCGGAGGGCTGCTCGTCATCGAGCACGACAAGCGCGAGCCGGCCCCGGATTCCCACGAGGGCTTTGCCCGGGAGGACCAGCGCCGGTTCGGGGACACGCTGGTGAGCTTCTACCGCATTCCTTGA
- the coaD gene encoding pantetheine-phosphate adenylyltransferase — MPVAIYPGSFDPLTNGHVSLIQRGLQMFDRLIVAIAVNPKKVPLFSLEERRELIRQACPDERVEVDAFQGLLVEYAKSRQVNVLIRGLRAVSDFEYEFQLANMNRKLAPGIETVFMMTGEDYFYISSQLVREVASFGGDVTGLVPDNVHAKLREKFARKP; from the coding sequence ATGCCTGTGGCCATCTATCCAGGTTCCTTCGATCCGCTCACCAACGGGCACGTCAGCCTCATCCAGCGCGGTCTGCAGATGTTCGACCGGCTGATCGTGGCCATCGCGGTGAACCCGAAGAAAGTGCCGCTCTTCTCGCTGGAGGAGCGGCGCGAGCTCATCCGCCAGGCCTGCCCGGACGAGCGGGTGGAGGTGGACGCCTTCCAGGGGCTGTTGGTGGAGTACGCCAAGAGCCGACAGGTGAACGTGCTGATCCGTGGGCTGCGGGCGGTGTCGGACTTCGAGTACGAGTTCCAGCTGGCCAACATGAACCGCAAGCTGGCGCCGGGTATCGAGACCGTCTTCATGATGACGGGTGAGGATTATTTCTACATTTCTTCACAGCTCGTTCGGGAAGTGGCGTCATTCGGGGGGGATGTGACGGGCCTGGTGCCGGACAACGTGCACGCGAAGCTGCGGGAGAAGTTTGCCCGGAAGCCCTGA
- a CDS encoding pyridoxal phosphate-dependent aminotransferase yields the protein MQLAQRIKSIKPSPTLALNARAKALAAQGVDVAGFVAGEPDFDTPEFIKQAAIDSLKAGFTKYTPTAGIPELREAICAKLQRDNQLTYAPDQVLVSVGAKHSLYNIFQALLNEGDEVIIFTPYWVSYPDMVLLAGGKPVFIETREENGFAPDPEAIRRALTPRTRAVVINSPSNPSGAVFSRAALEGIAAAVRGHDCLIISDDIYEKLLYQGEFLNIANVAPDLFPRLVVVNGMSKAYSMTGWRLGYAAGPKPLISGMQMIQDQSTSNPTSMVQKGAVAALKGPTEFITKMVEEFRARRELIVSGLNALDGVRCRTPEGAFYVFPDVRGLLGRTYKGAPVGTSSRLSEILLDDFRVAVMPGAPFGAEGFLRLSFATSREVIQKGLGRMRDFVAALS from the coding sequence ATGCAATTGGCACAGCGCATCAAATCCATCAAGCCGTCCCCCACGCTGGCGCTGAACGCACGCGCGAAGGCGCTGGCGGCGCAGGGCGTGGACGTGGCGGGGTTCGTGGCGGGAGAGCCGGACTTCGACACGCCGGAGTTCATCAAGCAGGCGGCGATCGACAGCCTGAAGGCGGGCTTCACGAAGTACACGCCGACGGCGGGCATCCCGGAGCTGCGCGAGGCCATCTGCGCGAAGCTCCAGCGGGACAACCAGCTCACGTACGCGCCGGATCAGGTGCTGGTGTCGGTGGGGGCGAAGCACTCGCTCTACAACATCTTCCAGGCGCTGCTGAACGAGGGTGACGAGGTCATCATCTTCACGCCGTACTGGGTGAGCTACCCGGACATGGTGCTGCTGGCGGGCGGCAAGCCGGTCTTCATCGAGACGCGCGAGGAGAACGGCTTCGCGCCGGATCCAGAGGCCATCCGCCGCGCTCTGACGCCGCGCACGCGGGCGGTGGTGATCAACAGCCCGAGCAACCCCAGCGGGGCGGTGTTCTCGCGGGCGGCGCTGGAGGGCATCGCGGCGGCGGTGCGCGGGCATGACTGCCTGATCATCAGCGACGACATCTACGAGAAGCTGCTGTACCAGGGGGAGTTCCTGAACATCGCCAACGTGGCGCCGGACCTGTTCCCGCGGCTGGTGGTGGTGAACGGGATGAGCAAGGCGTACTCGATGACGGGCTGGCGCCTGGGGTACGCGGCGGGGCCGAAACCGCTCATCTCGGGCATGCAGATGATCCAGGACCAGTCGACGTCAAACCCCACGTCCATGGTGCAGAAGGGGGCGGTGGCGGCGCTGAAGGGCCCCACGGAGTTCATCACCAAGATGGTGGAGGAGTTCCGGGCGCGGCGGGAGCTGATCGTCTCAGGGCTCAACGCGCTGGACGGGGTGCGCTGCCGCACGCCGGAGGGCGCGTTCTACGTGTTCCCGGACGTGCGAGGGCTGCTGGGGCGCACGTACAAGGGCGCTCCGGTGGGGACCTCGAGCCGGCTGTCCGAGATCCTCCTGGACGACTTCCGGGTGGCTGTGATGCCGGGCGCGCCGTTCGGGGCGGAGGGCTTCCTGCGCCTGAGTTTCGCCACCTCGCGCGAGGTCATCCAGAAGGGCCTGGGACGGATGCGCGATTTCGTCGCGGCTCTCAGCTGA
- a CDS encoding RHS repeat-associated core domain-containing protein, translating to MLSESDTFGHKTLQEYDGLDRPTTVIRVNSKGASPSVVQQREYYPEGQLRREYHPATHFERLYTLDALNRVTRVTESGGGLSSPLETRYGYDEASNRVSVTDRRGVETKTDYDFADRPVRVSIAPAVGGAFLAQNGVEGIVGQQGVVATYGYDAAGNRAFETDIHGHRTNYGLDSLYRVVRVQSPSVPGPDMDAPPQRYETLARFDLVGNKTRSVDGNAHETRMEYDFANRLVRTVDPVGREERREYDLNGNPKVERWLAGGIEQRRRTARYDGLNRPVEVKETFKSLGNATDTYETRMAYADAQNAVATKDARGFLTVVLKDDLDRTYQQTVDAASEPSGTLGRTPDDSSVGSALGLTTRFEYDSHGHLAAQVDALNRRTEEKHNALGRLLERRKPMGVIESFVYDGEGHAIQQTDGRGIVRTTGYDVAGRPALERLVESISRGGTPLTTLERLYLDTPDTDTGLVRVVERDARTFETIHVQDGLHREVRVHDALNHVRESRFDAQNLRVARDAKGHTTRYDYDAAGRFTKQQDFDINQPTARYTQTNTYDDAARSETLVDRREIPTVRLHDGLGRRVNEMRGLGNTIRTESTTYNAAGLAVTRIDPNHHTSSYRYDAAGRLLEETRGVGTPEAATTRHTYDAVGNLVSTLRPRDPGKPYTNRWTYDDLNRQVRSEDALERVTASAYDATGNLLCVKRPLGHPTLRHGQATGLTVEQIRDQVCTGTHVTRYTYDEVGKLTDVVDALEGHYSFVYDATRNLVAKQDANGNLSTFEFDALGHRTAEHVHLDAHLRLTAAHRTTLPLFEPGAETLSDVGTLTWRSTYDANGNLKTFTDAKGQVTASVYGLLDRLASRTYSNHALPRAFPSIEAQSFTYDANGNLTDIIETKRTDASTVAQQHTTHTYDKLDRLESTTLPSNKNIAFTYDAAGRRKSITDPDNISTNYEYDALGRLSQATIPEGTTYFKYWPDSLLKNTELPNGLTETRCYDAAGQITQLVLAQGAVSEDCTPKGTLRSRFVYVYDFNGNRLRQIETRTRPDTGSIAAPETTTYGYDALDRLTGVAYADGRAVLYQLDAVGNRIGERDASSSVVSSLGPDAFDSLPAGQLARDTSGTFNRVDWLIRLADRLDSSRERQISYDANGNLTSFISSSRIRSFSWDIRNTLTVVHDNNLETGRYDYDANLQRTWRRTALENVEYVLDDDFVLQEKDTVRQAMRRYHYAHEALAVSDNTSICTTTNFLSNDALGSVSDATSTTGRVMTARKYDVWGSHIGETAPSADNFKLGYTGHQFDVETELTYARARYYDNELGRFISRDPLELIPTAAPNLHRYVYAANNPAVYTDPSGKVIPLIIIGAALISAELNFFKQADQNKAVSFSDATSRTQWGQVALSGTAGAGVAGLSIATGGVATAAATSLGAGTVLATAIGGVFGGAVMGGGDSLVTQSIDVSSGRRASVSLHEVSIQVGVGSILGGAGGAVLGKAYSTIAGLADDLGNAAAYGLQEGATEVVTGAGTAIRAARPIGSTATSGRLGSIHESVTQATESPSGGSAHSAAAAGENGELPQSYEALARAYPKRILNLGSGDNPMTGAVNVDIKKLPGVDIVADANDLPFPASYFDEVHAINPYGFRPVSQEIARVTRPGGLLKVSGSPANKYAKAVKPEVAEDAGFEFIESAPLESIHSFGVPKRTAGTPLSNTSSATTTTYRRKN from the coding sequence CCGAGAGTACCACCCGGCCACGCACTTCGAGCGCCTCTACACCTTGGACGCGCTGAATCGCGTGACACGCGTCACGGAGTCAGGCGGAGGGTTGTCGAGCCCGCTCGAGACGCGCTACGGCTACGACGAGGCCAGCAATCGGGTGAGCGTCACCGACCGGCGGGGAGTCGAGACGAAGACGGACTATGACTTCGCCGACCGGCCCGTGCGCGTGAGCATAGCCCCTGCGGTGGGAGGTGCCTTCCTGGCGCAGAATGGAGTGGAAGGCATTGTGGGGCAGCAGGGCGTGGTGGCCACGTATGGCTACGACGCCGCAGGCAACCGGGCCTTCGAGACAGACATCCACGGCCATCGGACGAACTACGGGCTCGACTCGCTGTATCGCGTAGTGCGCGTGCAGAGCCCGAGCGTGCCTGGGCCGGACATGGATGCGCCACCTCAGCGTTACGAGACACTCGCGCGCTTCGATCTGGTGGGCAACAAGACGCGAAGTGTGGACGGAAACGCCCACGAGACGCGCATGGAGTACGACTTCGCCAACCGACTCGTGCGCACGGTGGATCCGGTGGGCCGAGAGGAGAGACGCGAATACGACCTCAATGGCAACCCCAAGGTGGAGCGCTGGCTGGCGGGAGGCATCGAGCAGCGTCGTCGCACGGCGCGGTACGACGGGCTGAACCGTCCCGTCGAGGTGAAGGAGACATTCAAGAGCCTGGGGAATGCGACGGACACCTACGAAACGCGGATGGCCTACGCCGACGCGCAGAACGCGGTCGCGACGAAGGATGCCCGCGGCTTCTTGACGGTGGTCCTCAAGGACGACCTGGACCGGACCTACCAGCAGACGGTGGACGCGGCCAGCGAGCCGAGCGGCACACTGGGGCGCACGCCGGATGACTCGAGCGTGGGAAGCGCGCTCGGGCTGACCACCCGCTTCGAATACGACAGTCACGGCCACCTGGCAGCCCAGGTGGACGCGCTGAACCGACGCACCGAGGAGAAGCACAACGCGCTGGGGAGGCTGTTGGAGCGGCGCAAGCCCATGGGCGTCATCGAGTCCTTCGTCTATGACGGCGAGGGTCACGCCATTCAGCAGACGGATGGTCGCGGCATCGTCCGGACCACGGGCTACGACGTCGCGGGCCGGCCGGCGCTCGAGCGGCTGGTGGAGAGCATCTCCCGAGGAGGCACACCGCTCACCACGCTGGAGCGCCTGTACCTCGATACGCCTGATACCGACACCGGTCTGGTTCGCGTGGTGGAGCGGGACGCTCGCACGTTTGAAACCATTCACGTCCAGGACGGCCTGCATCGCGAGGTGCGCGTGCATGACGCACTGAACCATGTTCGCGAGTCCCGCTTCGACGCGCAGAACCTGCGAGTCGCACGCGATGCCAAGGGACACACGACCCGCTACGACTATGACGCTGCGGGAAGGTTCACGAAGCAGCAGGACTTCGACATCAACCAGCCCACGGCACGCTACACCCAGACCAATACGTACGACGATGCCGCACGCAGCGAGACCCTGGTGGACCGGCGCGAGATTCCCACCGTGCGTCTCCATGATGGCCTGGGCCGGCGGGTGAACGAGATGCGAGGCCTCGGCAACACGATCCGCACTGAGTCTACGACCTACAACGCCGCAGGCCTGGCGGTGACACGGATCGATCCTAACCATCACACGAGCAGCTACCGCTACGACGCCGCGGGTCGACTGCTGGAGGAGACACGAGGAGTAGGCACGCCGGAAGCGGCAACAACCCGGCACACCTATGACGCCGTCGGCAACCTGGTCTCCACACTGCGCCCGAGAGACCCAGGCAAGCCCTACACGAACCGCTGGACCTACGACGACCTGAACCGGCAAGTGCGCTCCGAGGATGCCCTGGAGCGAGTCACGGCAAGCGCCTATGACGCCACGGGCAACCTTCTGTGCGTGAAGCGCCCGCTGGGCCACCCGACATTGAGGCACGGTCAGGCGACGGGCCTCACGGTGGAGCAGATCCGGGATCAGGTCTGCACAGGAACCCACGTCACCCGCTACACCTATGACGAGGTAGGCAAGCTCACGGACGTGGTCGATGCGCTGGAAGGGCACTACTCCTTCGTCTACGACGCCACACGCAACCTCGTGGCGAAGCAGGATGCCAACGGGAACCTCTCGACGTTCGAGTTCGATGCACTCGGCCATCGCACCGCCGAGCACGTCCACCTCGACGCGCACTTGCGGCTGACTGCGGCGCACAGAACCACCCTGCCGCTCTTCGAACCAGGCGCCGAGACCCTGTCCGACGTGGGGACCCTTACCTGGCGCTCGACGTACGACGCCAACGGCAACCTCAAGACCTTCACCGACGCCAAGGGGCAAGTAACAGCCTCCGTCTATGGATTGTTGGACCGCCTGGCCTCACGCACCTACTCGAACCACGCTCTGCCGAGAGCCTTCCCCTCTATCGAGGCGCAGAGTTTCACGTACGACGCCAACGGCAATCTCACCGACATCATCGAAACCAAACGGACCGATGCGAGCACTGTCGCTCAGCAGCACACCACACACACGTACGACAAGCTCGACAGGCTTGAGAGCACCACACTCCCTTCGAATAAGAACATCGCCTTCACCTACGACGCAGCGGGGCGGCGAAAGAGCATTACAGATCCGGACAATATCTCGACGAACTACGAGTACGACGCGCTAGGCCGGCTCTCCCAAGCGACGATTCCCGAGGGGACAACCTACTTCAAATACTGGCCTGACTCGCTGCTGAAGAACACGGAACTGCCCAACGGCTTGACGGAAACGCGGTGCTATGACGCTGCTGGCCAAATCACCCAACTCGTCCTGGCCCAAGGGGCCGTTTCCGAAGACTGCACGCCCAAGGGCACGCTACGAAGTCGCTTCGTCTACGTCTACGACTTCAATGGCAATCGTCTGCGCCAGATAGAGACACGCACTCGACCCGATACAGGGTCGATCGCTGCTCCCGAGACCACCACCTACGGCTACGACGCCCTCGACAGGCTCACGGGCGTAGCCTACGCAGATGGTCGCGCGGTCCTCTACCAGTTGGACGCTGTCGGCAATCGCATTGGAGAGCGAGACGCCTCCTCTTCCGTTGTCTCATCACTGGGGCCTGACGCCTTCGACTCGCTACCTGCAGGTCAACTCGCGCGCGACACCTCCGGAACCTTCAACCGTGTTGACTGGCTGATTCGCCTTGCCGATCGACTGGACAGTTCGAGGGAACGTCAAATCAGCTATGACGCTAACGGCAATCTCACCTCCTTCATCTCCTCCTCGCGCATTCGGTCCTTCTCATGGGACATCCGCAACACTTTGACAGTGGTGCACGACAACAATCTGGAGACGGGGCGCTACGACTACGATGCTAACCTCCAGCGAACCTGGCGCCGCACAGCACTAGAGAACGTCGAGTACGTGCTAGATGACGACTTCGTTCTCCAAGAAAAAGACACAGTTCGCCAAGCAATGCGCCGCTATCACTATGCCCATGAGGCCTTGGCTGTTAGCGACAACACGTCTATTTGCACCACTACGAACTTCCTGAGCAACGATGCTCTAGGCAGCGTGTCCGACGCCACCTCCACAACTGGCAGGGTAATGACCGCAAGGAAGTACGACGTGTGGGGGAGTCACATTGGAGAAACGGCTCCCTCAGCCGATAACTTCAAGCTCGGCTATACGGGGCACCAGTTCGACGTAGAGACTGAACTCACGTACGCACGAGCAAGATACTATGACAACGAACTGGGTCGCTTTATCAGCAGAGACCCGCTCGAATTGATTCCGACTGCCGCTCCGAACCTGCACCGATACGTGTACGCCGCAAACAACCCTGCAGTGTACACCGATCCGAGCGGTAAAGTCATCCCGCTGATCATCATTGGCGCAGCACTCATCAGCGCAGAACTGAACTTCTTCAAGCAGGCCGATCAGAACAAAGCCGTTTCGTTCTCGGATGCCACGTCGAGAACTCAATGGGGACAGGTTGCACTCTCAGGTACTGCAGGTGCTGGTGTTGCTGGACTGTCAATCGCTACTGGAGGTGTCGCAACAGCAGCAGCCACCAGCCTAGGCGCAGGAACTGTCCTCGCCACTGCCATTGGAGGAGTTTTTGGCGGGGCCGTAATGGGTGGTGGTGATTCTCTAGTGACACAGTCCATTGATGTCAGCAGCGGTCGCCGCGCATCCGTAAGCCTGCACGAGGTCTCCATACAGGTTGGAGTAGGCTCTATCCTCGGGGGCGCAGGAGGGGCTGTTCTAGGCAAAGCATACTCCACTATAGCAGGCCTCGCCGACGATCTAGGCAACGCTGCAGCCTATGGCTTGCAGGAAGGAGCAACCGAAGTAGTCACTGGTGCTGGCACCGCCATTCGGGCGGCGCGGCCCATCGGAAGCACAGCAACGTCTGGCAGGCTCGGCTCCATTCACGAGAGCGTCACACAAGCGACGGAGAGTCCATCTGGGGGAAGCGCTCACAGCGCCGCCGCAGCAGGTGAGAACGGAGAACTGCCACAAAGCTATGAGGCACTCGCAAGGGCTTATCCCAAGCGCATTCTGAATCTCGGCTCGGGAGATAACCCGATGACCGGTGCGGTCAACGTGGATATCAAGAAACTTCCCGGGGTGGATATTGTTGCGGATGCGAACGATCTACCATTTCCAGCATCATACTTTGACGAAGTGCATGCCATTAACCCTTATGGCTTCAGGCCAGTATCCCAGGAAATCGCACGTGTCACGCGACCAGGCGGCTTGCTAAAGGTTTCTGGGTCCCCAGCGAACAAGTACGCCAAGGCAGTAAAACCTGAAGTAGCGGAGGACGCGGGGTTTGAATTCATTGAATCTGCCCCACTAGAATCAATCCATTCTTTCGGAGTCCCCAAACGGACTGCGGGAACACCCTTGTCGAATACGTCTTCGGCAACTACAACTACCTATCGTCGAAAAAATTAG